From one Sparus aurata chromosome 16, fSpaAur1.1, whole genome shotgun sequence genomic stretch:
- the myo10l1 gene encoding unconventional myosin-X isoform X2 gives MEAFFTEGARVWVREKEQLVPATVNSCGDGTLVVTTDYGEVLYLQQAEVTRERVYAMHQSSIDGVEDMSALAELHEAAIMHNLYQRYHKDNIYTNIGSILAAVNPYKQISGLYDPERVDLYSKHHIGELPPHIFAVANECYRCIWKRHDSQCVLISGESGAGKTESTKLLLQFLSVMSQNSAGTAPSEKSTRVEQAIVQSSPIMEAFGNAKTVYNNNSSRFGKFIQLHFSEGGNIQGGCVFDYLLEKNRVVRQNPGERNYHIFYALLAGAKKEQKSQYFLEDPAESFHYLSQSGCLKDKSLNDKELFNSVMEALKVLEFTEDEIRDMFKLLSGVLQLGNIEFMTAGGAQITTKQVVTDASELLGLDAFQLSEVLTQRSIILRGEEICSPLTIEQAVDSRDSVAMALYSQCFSWIILKINQKIKGKENFKSIGILDIFGFENFEVNRFEQFNINYANEKLQEYFNKHIFSLEQLEYNREGVQWDAIDWMDNAECLDLIEKKLGLLALVNEESRFPKGTDFTLLEKLHSRHSTNPYYVKPRLADHQFGIKHYAGEVLYDVRGILEKNRDTFRDDILNMLKDSRLDFIYDLFEKVGSRNNEEKMGTARRKPTVSSQFRDSLHSLMATLSVSNPFFIRCIKPNMEKNPSVFSPEVVLNQLRYSGMLETVKIRRAGFPVRRTFKDFFSRYKIIVKEKKTAAAAAAAGDDKKRSTDLLLKYDKTKKEWQLGKTKVFMKESLEQRLEKDRDEVRRQAAMIIRAHLLTFSAKKHFKRVRASVVTLQKHLRKHIQRRRFVKQRKAALVLQRHRRGQVARTRVRKLREERKKKEDEQKKKEEEEEKKVAGEGEQAAAAAAAAAEEGDETEDKPNETRSLEEILQLEREIERLQKKREDEVSQLCESSKQELQLRRDAELKRMKKEASRKATGLIDLLNFGGVDPSLGAVAAKPAAEAKPPKAAGANRSASKEEEVDEGFHAEDECIPLPDFPPPAETDAPLDQEIFAHLPPPPPAFAEGTVPPAPPPPPPLPADGVIAEGIPPPPPLPSPGDGSAAPPPPPPTPPGEEGKKEGAKAETERKVSMVESLVDGEEPIYSMPADTESDYDQEEEEGSVNAGDDSSVSGSNRGSTTVTDEEHLRKSTCTNASIESYRGSSDSYADSDDEHDGLMDTDEEVHNGRVTLLNGNGPPYFHGYLYMKAGLMIPWRRRWCVLKDETFMWFRSKQESLKSGWLYKKGGGLSTLSRRLNWKMRWFVLRDSKLMYYDNDSEEKLKGTIDIRAAKEIVDNHEKENALNIVTDERTYQVFAESPEDASGWFKMLSKVRVCTPEQLLEMSHEQANPKNAVGTLDVGLIDSVCASDNPDRPNSFVIITANRVIHCNSDTPEEMHHWISLLQKPKGDARIDGQEFLVRGWLQKEMKTNAKSTSLKLKKRWFVLTHNSLDYYKSSEKNSSKMGTLVLNSLCSIIQPDERVHRETGYWNIMVYGRKHSYRLYTKMLNEAMRWTAAIQGVIDSKTPIETPTLQLIRDIKENSVNPDIVEQMYRRNPILRYTQHPLHAPLLPLPYGEVTSLQRQQGYASLQDEAVRVFNSLQEMETLADTVPIIQGILQTCQDLRPLRDEVYCQVIKQTNHVPQPNSPANRAHWHLLTCMSCTFLPSRAILRYLRFHLKRVRERYPGTDIERYASFIGESLKKTKTREFVPSQEEIAALLVRQEMSTTVYCHGGGSCKISINSHTTAGEVVEKLIRGLAMEESKNLFSLFEHNSFTDRALESRVIVADVLAKFERLAGSEEEEEEGEWKLYFKLYCFLDMESMPKEGVEFAFMFEQAHESLISGHFPASEETLQHLAALRLQYLHGDGAGRAGWSLGTVYPVGRLRNRILHSTKPGVGAAGGAGGAGGGGPGEGKGTVVSQGGIPVGVEKRKTPSFLDGTLRRSFKTGSLKKQKVEEEQMLEMWVKEETSATRTSVLEKWTRLQGMPQHQAMLNYMSIIKEWPGYGSTLFDVECKEGGFPHDLWLSVSADNVSVYKRGEPKPLETFQYEHITFFGASQLCTYKIIVDEREMFFETPLVGEITKIMRAYINMMVKKRCSIMSVTSVASSWVR, from the exons AAGACTGTTTACAACAACAACTCCAGCCGCTTTGGGAAATTCATCCAACTCCACTTCTCCGAGGGCGGAAACATCCAGGGAGGCTGCGTCTTTGACT ATTTACTGGAGAAG AACCGAGTGGTACGACAAAACCCCGGAGAACGAAACTACCACATCTTCTACGCTCTGCTGGCGGGAGCTAAAAAGGAGCAGAAAA GTCAGTACTTCCTGGAAGACCCCGCCGAATCTTTCCACTACCTCAGCCAATCAGGATGTTTGAAGGACAAGAGCCTGAATGACAAAGAACTGTTTAACAGTGTGATG GAGGCTCTGAAGGTGTTGGAGTTCACAGAGGATGAGATCAGAGACATGTTTAAGCTGCTGTCGGGAGTCTTACAGCTGGGAAACATCGAGTTCATGACTGCAGGAGGGGCCCAGATCACCACCAAGCAAG TGGTCACTGATGCCAGCGAGCTGCTGGGCCTGGACGCCTTCCAGCTGTCTGAAGTCCTGACTCAGCGCTCCATAATcctcagaggagaggaaatcTGCTCCCCACTCACTATAGAGCAG GCCGTGGATTCCCGAGACTCTGTTGCCATGGCGCTGTATTCCCAGTGTTTCTCCTGGATCATCCTCAAGATCAATCAGAAGATCAAGGGGAAGGAAAACTTCAAATCCATCGGCATCCTCGACATCTTCGGCTTCGAGAACTTTGAG GTGAATCGGTTCGAGCAGTTTAACATCAACTACGCCAACGAGAAACTTCAGGAGTACTTCAACAAGCACATCTTCTCCCTGGAGCAGCTCGAGTACAACAG GGAAGGTGTCCAGTGGGACGCCATCGACTGGATGGACAACGCAGAGTGTCTCGACCTTATAGAGAAG aaacTGGGCTTGTTGGCGCTGGTGAATGAAGAGAGTCGATTCCCCAAAGGGACTGACTTCACTCTGCTGGAGAAGCTGCACAGCAGACACTCT ACAAACCCTTACTATGTCAAACCCAGACTTGCTGACCATCAGTTTGGCATCAAACATTATGCCGGGGAG GTCCTGTATGACGTCAGAGGGATCCTGGAGAAGAACAGGGACACCTTCAGAGACGACATCCTGAACATGCTCAAGGACAGCAG ACTGGACTTCATCTACGACTTGTTTGAGAAGGTCGGCAGCAGGAACAACGAGGAGAAGATGGGAACCGCCAGGCGCAAGCCCACCGTCAGCTCCCAGTTCAGG GACTCCCTCCACTCTCTCATGGCCACTCTGAGTGTGTCCAACCCTTTCTTCATCCGCTGCATTAAGCCCAACATGGAAAAG AATCCAAGTGTGTTCAGCCCGGAGGTCGTCCTGAACCAGCTGAGGTATTCCGGGATGTTGGAGACGGTGAAGATCCGTCGGGCCGGCTTCCCCGTCCGCAGAACTTTCAAAGATTTCTTCTCTCG GTATAAGATCAttgtgaaggagaaaaaaacagcagcagcggctgcagcagcaggagacgATAAGAAGAGGAGCACGGATCTACTTCTCAAATACGACAAAACCAAGAAAGAGTGGCAGCTCGGAAAGACCAAG GTGTTCATGAAAGAGTCTCTGGAGCAGCGTTTGGAGAAAGACCGGGATGAGGTCCGACGCCAAGCTGCCATGATAATCCGAGCCCACCTGCTCACTTTCTCTGCCAA GAAGCACTTCAAGCGTGTACGTGCCAGTGTGGTCACCCTCCAGAAACACCTCAGGAAGCACATCCAGCGCAGGCGGTTCGTGAAGCAGCGCAAGGCGGCGCTGGTGCTGCAGAGGCACAGGCGAGGTCAGGTGGCGCGCACTCGAGTTCGGAAactcagagaggagaggaagaagaaagaggatgagcagaagaagaaggaggaggaggaggagaagaaggtggCGGGCGAAGGGGAgcaggcggcggcggcggcggcggcggcggcggaggaAGGAGACGAGACGGAGGATAAACCA AATGAGACCCGCAGTCTGGAGGAGATCCTGCAGTTGGAGCGAGAGATCGAGCGCTtgcagaagaagagggaggacgAGGTGTCTCAGCTGTGTGAGTCCTCCAAACAGGAGCTGCAGCTTCGCCGGGACGCTGAGCTCAAACGGATGAAGAAGGAGGCGTCCCGTAAGGCCACAGGGCTCATCGACCTCCTGAACTTCGGTGGCGTTGATCCTTCGCTGGGAGCAGTCGCGGCTAAACCTGCCGCGGAGGCCAAACCTCCGAAAGCCGCGGGCGCCAACAGGAGTGCGTCcaaagaggaggaggtagaCGAAGGGTTTCACGCTGAGGATGAGTGCATCCCTCTCCCTGACTTCCCTCCACCTGCTGAGACGGACGCTCCTCTGGATCAGGAGATATTcgctcacctccctcctcctccacctgctttTGCAGAGGGCACGGTGCCTCCTGCAccacctcccccacctcctctgCCTGCAGACGGCGTGATTGCTGAAGGaattcctccccctcctcctctcccttcacCTGGAGATGGCTCCGCtgcgcctcctcctccacctccaactcccccaggagaggaggggaaaaaggaGGGAGCcaaggcagagacagagaggaaggtgAGCATGGTGGAGAGCCTGGTGGACGGGGAGGAGCCTATCTACAGCATGCCGGCCGACACAGAGTCGGACTacgaccaggaggaggaggaggggtccGTCAACGCCGGAGACGACAGCTCTGTGTCGGGGAGCAACCGAGGGAGCACCACCGTGACGGACGAGGAGCACCTGAGGAAGTCGACCTGCACCAACGCCAGCATCGAGTCCTACAGAGGCAGCTCTgactct TACGCAGACAGTGACGATGAGCACGACGGCTTGATGGACACTGATGAAGAGGTGCATAATGGCAGAGTGACCTTGCTCAACGGAAATGGACCACCATATTTCCACGGCTACCTCTACATGAAGg CTGGTCTGATGATACCATGGAGGAGGCGTTGGTGCGTGTTGAAGGATGAAACCTTCATGTGGTTCCGGTCCAAACAAGAGTCCCTCAAGTCCGGCTGGCTCTACAAGAAGGGAGGAGGCCTCTCCACCCTCTCACGGAGGTT GAACTGGAAGATGCGCTGGTTTGTGCTGAGGGACAGCAAGCTGATGTACTACGACAACGACAGCGAGGAGAAGCTGAAGGGAACCATCGACATCCGGGCTGCCAA GGAGATCGTGGATAATCATGAAAAGGAGAACGCTCTGAACATTGTGACAGACGAGAGGACATATCAGGTGTTTGCTGAGTCACCAGAGGATGCAAG CGGGTGGTTTAAAATGCTCAGTAAGGTGCGTGTGTGCACACCTGAGCAGCTGCTGGAGATGTCCCACGAACAGGCCAACCCGAAGAATGCTGTG GGAACTCTTGACGTGGGGCTGATCGACTCTGTTTGTGCTTCAGACAACCCCGATCG GCCGAACTCCTTTGTCATCATCACGGCCAACCGTGTGATCCACTGCAACAGTGACACGCCGGAGGAGATGCATCACTGGATCAGTCTGCTGCAGAAACCAAAAGGAGACGCCAGGATAGACGGGCAGGAGTTCCTGGTCAGGG GCTGGCTCCAAAAGGAGATGAAGACGAATGCAAAGAGCACCTCGCTGAAGCTGAAGAAGCGCTGGTTCGTTTTGACCCACAACTCTCTGGATTACTACAAGAGCTCAGAGAAGAACTCCTCCAAGATGGGAACTCTGGTCCTCAACTCCCTCTGCTCCATCATTCAGCCCGACGAGCGAGTGCACagggagacag gTTACTGGAACATCATGGTTTACGGGAGGAAGCATTCCTACCGCCTCTACACTAAGATGCTGAACGAGGCCATGAGGTGGACGGCTGCCATTCAGGGAGTCATAGACAGCAAGACTCCCATCGAGACTCCCACTCTGCAGCTCATCAGAGACATCAAG GAGAACAGTGTGAACCCAGACATCGTGGAGCAAATGTACAGGAGGAACCCCATCCTGAGATACACTCAGCATCCTCTGCACGCCCCTCTGCTGCCGCTCCCTTATGGAGAGGTCACCAGCT TACAAAGACAGCAGGGCTATGCCAGTCTGCAGGATGAGGCGGTGCGAGTTTTCAACTCACTGCAGGAGATGGAGACTCTGGCAGACACGGTGCCAATCATCCAGGGCATCCTGCAGACCTGCCAGGACCTGCGCCCTCTCAGGGATGAG GTATACTGTCAGGTGATCAAGCAGACCAATCATGTGCCTCAGCCTAACAGCCCAGCCAATCGGGCACACTGGCATCTGCTCACCTGCATGAGCTGCACCTTCCTGCCCAGTCGAGCCATCCTCAGATACCTCCGCTTCCACCtcaagag GGTACGTGAGCGCTACCCCGGCACAGATATCGAGCGCTACGCCAGCTTCATCGGGGAATCCCTGAAGAAGACCAAGACTCGTGAGTTTGTTCCCTCCCAGGAGGAGATCGCCGCCCTGCTGGTGAGACAGGAGATGAGCACCACCGTGTACTGCCACGGAGGAGGCTCCTGCAAGATCTCCATCAATTCACACACCACAGCTGGAGAG gTTGTGGAGAAGCTGATCAGAGGTTTGGCCATGGAGGAGAGCAAGAACCTGTTTTCTCTGTTCGAACATAATTCCTTCACAGACCGCGCTTTGGAGAGCAGAGTGATTGTGGCAGACGTCCTGGCCAAGTTTGAAAG ACTGGCGGgcagcgaggaagaggaggaggaaggggaatGGAAACTCTACTTCAAGCTCTACTGCTTCTTGGACATGGAGAGCATGCCAAAAGAGGGAGTGGAGTTTGCTTTCATGTTTGAGCAG gCCCACGAGTCTCTGATAAGTGGCCACTTTCCGGCTTCTGAGGAGACTTTGCAGCACTTGGCCGCTCTACGCCTCCAGTATCTCCACGGTGACGGGGCAGGTCGGGCCGGCTGGAGCCTCGGAACCGTATATCCAGTCGGACGCCTCCGCAATCGCATCCTCCACTCCACCAAGCCGGGCGTGGGGGCAGCGGGTGGGGCTGGAGGAGCCGGAGGGGGAGGACCGGGAGAAGGGAAGGGCACCGTAGTATCACAGGGAGGCATCCCGGTCGGGGTGGAGAAACGAAAGACTCCAAGCTTCCTGGATGGCACCCTAAGGAGAAGCTTCAAGACGGGGTCACTGAAAAAGCAGAAG gtggaggaggagcagatgtTGGAGATGTGGGTGAAGGAGGAGACGTCGGCCACAAGGACCAGTGTTCTGGAGAAGTGGACCCGGCTGCAGGGCATGCCTCAGCATCAGGCCATGCTTAACTACATGAGCATCATCAAGGAGTGGCCTGGATACGGATCAACCCTGTTCGATGTGGag TGTAAGGAGGGAGGTTTCCCTCACGATCTGTGGCTGAGTGTGAGCGCTGACAACGTGTCAGTGTATAAACGAGGCGAACCCAAGCCGCTGGAGACCTTCCAGTACGAACACATCACCTTCTTCGGGGCATCACAGCTCTGCACCTACAAGATCATTGTGGATGAGAGGGAAATGTTCTTTGAGACGCCGCTG GTTGGGGAGATCACCAAGATCATGAGGGCCTACATCAACATGATGGTGAAGAAACGCTGCAGCATCATGTCAGTGACCAGCGTCGCCAGTTCCTGGGTCAGGTGA